gccaaatgggagctaaatttctagtttttttgaggaatgtccatattgttttccaaaaaggctggaccaggcggcattcccaccaacaacgaatgagagttcctttctcccactTGATCTCAACTTTAGGTATGTTCTTTGTTGAAAGGCTCAAAAGAAATGAGACAAAGACTTTTCCCAGGTGAGGGAACACAGGGTTTGTACCAGTTAAAGCAGTAAGCAAGCAGGAGGGGCAGCAAGCGCTAGCACTGGCGCATAAGTAATTCGAGAGGCATGccaggaagatgggaggcatcaggAAGTCATGGCATTCATTTCCACAAGACCATGCTGGCTCCAGTTCAATGTGGAGCTCATGAAGAGCACTTCAAACTCAAGGTAAACTGTGGACTGGTGGCAAAGGATCAGGAGCTTAGGCTGACGTTGAACCTTTTGAAGCTACGTTGCTGATTCTTATTTCACATCTCTTTGGAAAAGAACCGAGATACAGGATCTCCAGAGCAGGTACATTTAAAAGGTAAATTCTTCTCATTTAAAATCTTCTCTTACTAGCTGCTgctgtctcttcctcctccttctcctgttcttcttttcttttttcggACTGTGGTTCACAGGGTAAGGCCTATGAACAGCAAATTGCCTGACATCTGAACAAACCAGTTTGGCAAAATTGCAATCCCTTTGTTATCAAGGTAATACTTATGCCATTCAAATTTGAATATCAGGACTATTCTGTAGAGTTTATGGAAATTATCAAATCCTgtatctttttttgagggggagcacacctggcgggctcagggtaccacatagggtgctggggattgaacccatatcggcaaggcaaacgcctacctgctgtattatctctctagtcccagatCATGTATCTTTCACCCGGGAGAGCTACCTTCTTGGCAATGTTCCAGAGCCTGTGAATGCTGCTAGCATATAAATGGAGCAAATATATATTAAGATTAAAGTCCTATGCTGATTGCAGTGATGCCAATATCACATTTCCCATTAGGGGTTAATAGTAAGAGTCTCCTCAGTGGCCTGGAACAAATACTGCCTAATGGAAATGGTGGCAGGTTAGcaccatagtacagcagaaagatttgctaaaatttgttttgggagTGGTATTCTGACAGATAAAATGATACCAAGAACTCACAATAAATCCACAGAGTTGCCAAAGGGCCTAATAATAAGCATCTCTCAGATGTCTGAGAGAGGGATGATCCAACGAAGGGTCAGAAACAAAGTGTTTCTCCTCCTCACTTTTTGGCTTGAGAAGCAGAGTGAATGTTCTAGTCAAGGGATCGAGTGGGACAGGATAAGCTAATATTTGATGTGTAGATTAAGTCCTTCTGCTGAAAACAGTGCATTGATTTATGCCAGTTTGTATCTGCAGTGAGACAATGAAGTGTAGAGCTACATGAACCTTGGATAGTTCTCTGGGTCTAAGTACAGACAGAAGTAccatttttatagttttaggGCTGTGGACTTGATTGATGCTACCTAGGAcaagcgcccctcccccacccccattccactaAGTAGGTAAATACAAACAGACTAAAAAGAAGACAACCTGGTTTTCTCTTAAGGGGCATGTTCCACAGCAGGcagcaaagatgaacaaaaactCTGCACACTCTGAAAACAGCAATAACTCTGCTTTCATATGGATAATGTAGAATAATGGGTATACAGTAGGGCCTACTGggtgccatttttcttttctaagactGCAATGTTGGAGACAGCAGGATATAAAAGAAAAGTCCTACGGACTTATATCAGCATCTAGTCATGAACTGTGACAAGGCTTCCATTACACTACTGTTGCCAGGCCATGGGTGGCAAAGAAATCATACACGTTAGGCTGCAGAAGCCAAGAACACCAGAGCAAAatctagaggggaaaaaaagcaatcaAAGGTTAGAGTCTGTTAAGGCAAGTCAGCAGGAACAAGGACCACAGATCAATAATCTCGAAAAACAGGCAGCAGAAAGCAGAAGTGAGGGAGCAAGTATGAAGTAGCCCTAGCTGAACGGCCAGTGGGGTCAGTGGGCCAGGCTCAAGCATCCTGCCCAGgaaagcccctcccccagcagcagAAGCTCCAAGGCTTCCCTAGGGACACATCAAAGAAGAGGCCAAACAGCATGTAAGGAAGACTGTAGTATTCTGTAGTATTCACCTGTGTCACTTTGTTTAAACAATCAAGCAAATCCTAGCACAGATTCTATCATTATTTCAGTCATGTTCTACTGACTCTGCAATATTGAAGTTCACTGAAAGAGAGCTACAAGTTGTCATTTATGTCTTTGTTGATTCTGCAATTATAAGTGCCAGAAATGTGCAGTGACTATTAACAGAAGAATTCTGGGAAGCATTTCTGAAATTGTACCCACCTCAAACTAATTCAGGATTTCTTAAAGATTTGTATTAACAGATGAGACCTGATtgtaagaacacacacacacacacacacacacacacacacacacacacacacacacacacacacacacacaatctgttGGAATGCAAGAGCATATAGAATATAGAACGTTTTAAATTAAGCAAGACTGCAAAGAAGCTCTTGTCTCAATGCTAGATtgtctaaatttattttaaacaaaatgctAAAAATTCCCTGGGATGTAATTTTATCTTTGGTAAAATGTGGAGGTCGAATTTTATGGCCATTAAGCAAAAGCTCAGTTCTAAAAACATTATgccatagtttttttgttttgttttgtttttgtattattttttttgtttttggctttttgggtcacacctggcaacactcaggggttactcccagttctgcatttaggaattactcctggcggtgctcaggaccatatgggatgccagggatagagccagagttggccgtgtgcaaggaaaatgccccatccgctgtactattgttctggcccccttagatttttttttttgggtcacaccccgagatgcttatggactcaggaattactcctggcagtgctcagaggactatatatcatgctgagaatcgaacctgggtcagccgcgtgcaaggcaaacgccctactcactgtgctattgctccagccccccccgccTTAGATTTTTAAGAGTACTTTTCAATGGATTTTGATTAACCTCAATGATTCATAAATGTTCAATTCAAaagtgtttggtttgtttgtgggccacacctggcaatgctcaggggttacttccggctctgcactcagaaattactcctggcagtgctcaggggacaatatgggatgccggggactgaacctcagtcagccaggagcaaggcaaaggccctgcctgctgtactatctctccagcctctaacagatggttaaaaaaatattcttccatCTGAAGAGAAACTAAGTTTAGAGGAAATAAAGTAAACATTTTTAGAAGCACCTGctccaatatttttattaacatatagCTGAATTTAATAATACCTTTCACgaagataaaatcttgccttcTGCTACAACATGGGTGAAACGGGAAGGGGCATCCCAGCACAGTAAGTTAGGGGGAGGAAGACAAACTCCAGATCGAAGATGGTACACAGAGAAGCAAAGCCAGAGTCTCTGACCACTGAACCGAGGCTGCCATGAGGCAGAGGACCCTGTGCAGAAGCGGCCCAGGGGACTGCACGGGAGGCTTGCTGGCGTTTTATTAACGGGCACGACAACACTCTGTAAAGTTTTACACTCTTGCAAACCAGTGTTcgcatggggagggggaggaaaggaaaatacCTTTCAAGAAACAGAAATGTAAATCAATCTAATATTAACTCTAAAATCTAATTCTAAAACACTGGGCATGGAGTTCATGTGGTATGAGCctgatccccccagcactgcaaaaaaacaaatgaaatcacCTAATTATTTGAGGTAGTCAGACAGACCAGTCAAATAACAGCCTGGCATACAATACTAATATCTCTTACTGCTGAACACTTGCATTCTAGAACTGAACAGGCCAGAGAgtgtacagggttaaggcacctaCTATGCATGTGGCTAATCCTGGTTTAAATCTGGTACTACAGGTATACTGAGCACAGAATTGCtgggagcagaccctgagcactgccagtgacctcccagccccacccccaccaaaaaagataaGAATTCCAGACATGAAAGTTCAGATCCCTAAACTGCCTTAAAAGGCAAgttagagggaaggaggggggaaaaaagtaacAAGTAGGGAACAGTCACACCTTTCCAGTTCCCAGGTTAAATGAAAACCAGGCAAGACTGGCTTTCTCCTGAGTACTGAGGAACAGTGGCCACACAGACACTATCTTCCACAGCAGTACTCTACAGTAGGTATTTCGGATCTGCCTCTCTTTTATCAACATGTATGcaaccccccgccccacacccacacactcaaacacacagagTTTGTTGCGGTAGTCCAAGTCTGTGTTCAGTACTAAAGTAGGTTTAAGGTGAAATAAACTCACAAATTTTTCATaggaaattttttactttttataaagtaGAAATGGTTACTTCAAAGCCCTtgttattttgtctattttaccTTTGGGTTGTAACAACGAAACAACAGAATAACCAGCCCATTTGTTAAaggacactaaaaaaaaaatttattctcacGTCTAAAGATCCCGAGTCAGAATCATAAGCAAATTCAATTTAATTCAAGTGCAATGTCACAAATAACAGGTTTGAATATTCTCATTTGATCTCCCAAATGACTATACTGTGAAATATGTGACTTTTTCAAGGAGAGAAAATTGCACACAACTAGTTCCTTTCTATTTAGATTTATTATGATTTATCTTAAAAAATGATTTGAactcaatatatattatttttcaaaagatgaCAGCATTATTCAATATCAAGCCTACCTGATTAATAACTTTAAACGGGTCtttacaaatggataaacaagCACACTTAGCTGGAGAACCTTTATGTTTGCATGACTGACAAGATGAAATTCAATTGATTCAATTTTCATGGCTTCAAGAATATACACAAGTAGCTTTCCACAACAAATCCCTTCCCTGATACAGTTAAATGCAAATGATCTTTTTTCCTGCCTTACTCCAGAAAGCTCCTGCACACATAGCTGATACGCCACCTACTGCAAAGCCGAGCTGCCAGCGCAGACGGTGCTGCCAGCATTCCCATTCCAGCACCAGGCTGGGGCTGAGTCAAGGCGTGTTCCTGTGCGCCCGTTTCTTTTTGGAAAATCTCAAAGCCAAGGAACAGAAGCTGCAGCAGCATTTTCAAAAATGGAGCGTAAATTgaacagaagagagaaagagaaggagtaCGAAGGGAAACACAACAGCCTGGAAGATGCTGAGCAAGGGAAGAACTGCAAGTCCACACTGATGACCCTCAATGTTGGTGGCTATTTATACATTACGCAAAAACAGACCCTGACCAAGTATCCGGACACTTTCCTTGAAGGTATAGTAAATGGGAAAATCCTCTGTCCGTCTGACGCCGACGGTCATTATTTCATAGACAGGGATGGGCTCCTTTTCAGGCACGTCCTAAACTTCCTACGAAATGGAGAACTTCTGCTGCCTGAAGGGTTTCGAGAAAATCAACTTCTTGCACAAGAAGCAGAATTCTTTCAGCTCAAGGGACTGGCAGAAGAAGTAAAATCCAGGTGGGAAAAAGAACAGCTGACTCCTAGAGAGACCACTTTCTTGGAGATAACCGATAACCATGACCGCTCGCAAGGACTGAGGATCTTCTGTAACGCTCCTGACTTCATCTCAAAGATAAAGTCTCGTATTGTCCTGGTGTCCAAAAGCAGGCTGGATGGGTTTCCAGAGGAGTTTTCGATATCTTCAAATATCATTCAATTTAAGTACTTCATAAAGTCTGAGAATGGCACCAGACTTGTTCTAAAGGAAGACAACACCTTTGTTTGTACCTTGGAAACTCTGAAGTTTGAAGCTATAATGATGGCCTTAAAGTGTGGGTTTAGACTGCTGACCAGCCTGGATTGCTCCAAAGGGTCAATTGTTCACAGCGATGCACTTCATTTTATCAAGTAATTACCTGTGTCATGAACAAAGGCAACAAGCATGCAGCCAGCAAGCTTCGAAAACGACAGCATCAAAGGCATCCCAAATAATGTGCCCAGCTCGCTCATACTCAGAGCCCTGCTGCTAATCAATGACTGTGAGCTAATGGTATGTAAATTCTATTGCTAAAGATGTCCTTCTGTGGGGTGTTCCTGCTGCACAGACTCATATACTGAAATGAAAACAGTGGTCTTCTATATACTGCAAATAAAGACTGAATGCTTTgctatttgcttatttttccttAAGCTGTTCTTTTAATCAGAATGTCTTGGGCACTTACACAATGAACAAGCATGTACGTTATATATTGTTCATTTAAGTAaatggtaataaa
The nucleotide sequence above comes from Sorex araneus isolate mSorAra2 chromosome 1, mSorAra2.pri, whole genome shotgun sequence. Encoded proteins:
- the KCTD4 gene encoding BTB/POZ domain-containing protein KCTD4, with product MERKLNRREKEKEYEGKHNSLEDAEQGKNCKSTLMTLNVGGYLYITQKQTLTKYPDTFLEGIVNGKILCPSDADGHYFIDRDGLLFRHVLNFLRNGELLLPEGFRENQLLAQEAEFFQLKGLAEEVKSRWEKEQLTPRETTFLEITDNHDRSQGLRIFCNAPDFISKIKSRIVLVSKSRLDGFPEEFSISSNIIQFKYFIKSENGTRLVLKEDNTFVCTLETLKFEAIMMALKCGFRLLTSLDCSKGSIVHSDALHFIK